A portion of the Fibrobacterota bacterium genome contains these proteins:
- a CDS encoding FAD-binding oxidoreductase, translated as MRELSGWGGRPRFSVEEMEPDGRAGLSDLIGSPYLPRGRGRSYGDAGLPASGHRAVNSRRFQRILSFDAAAGVVDAEAGVTFKTLLALVLPRGFFLPVTPGTMDVTLGGALASNVHGKNHHRAGSIERFVIEAEVATPIGTFTCSPSERPDLFRATVGGYGLTGFIVRAKLRLVRVATAQVEALRLRAPDLAAMFALFARHDHAYEYSVAWLDTLARGRSLGRGVLMLGNHAAPSGRQPGPDLALRPRRALAVPFALPGFAFNRPALTAFNGLFYRFSRAGRSREPLEAFFYPLDRIRDWNRLYGRRGFFQYQCAIPDPNGEAGMAEVLDLLARERLGAFLSVLKRCGDDEALLPFCKRGYTLALDVPYRGPATLAALDRLDELVIRHGGRVYLTKDARLSPAAFRAMYPEAPAFMATVRHYNPEAGGGRRCDSRLAQRLGLWQV; from the coding sequence ATGCGGGAATTGTCCGGATGGGGAGGCCGCCCCCGCTTTTCCGTCGAAGAGATGGAGCCCGACGGCCGGGCCGGGCTATCGGATCTGATCGGATCGCCTTACCTGCCCCGCGGCCGCGGGCGCAGCTACGGGGATGCGGGTTTGCCCGCTTCCGGCCACCGCGCCGTCAATTCCCGCCGCTTCCAGCGTATTCTCTCCTTCGATGCCGCCGCGGGCGTGGTGGATGCCGAGGCGGGCGTAACCTTCAAGACCCTTTTGGCCCTCGTTTTGCCGCGGGGATTTTTCCTCCCCGTAACCCCGGGTACCATGGACGTGACCTTAGGCGGGGCCTTGGCCAGCAACGTCCACGGCAAGAATCACCATCGCGCGGGATCGATCGAGCGATTCGTGATCGAAGCGGAGGTGGCCACCCCTATCGGGACCTTCACCTGTTCCCCTTCCGAACGCCCCGATCTTTTCCGCGCCACCGTGGGGGGCTACGGCCTCACCGGCTTCATCGTGCGGGCCAAGCTGCGGCTGGTACGGGTGGCGACCGCCCAAGTCGAGGCCCTACGCCTGCGCGCGCCCGATTTGGCAGCGATGTTCGCGCTCTTCGCGAGGCACGACCACGCGTACGAGTACTCCGTAGCCTGGCTGGACACGCTGGCGCGAGGGCGCAGCCTGGGGCGTGGCGTGCTGATGCTCGGCAACCACGCCGCCCCGAGCGGCAGACAGCCGGGCCCCGATTTGGCGCTGCGCCCGCGGCGCGCCCTGGCCGTGCCCTTCGCTCTGCCGGGGTTCGCCTTCAACCGCCCGGCCCTGACCGCTTTCAACGGGCTCTTCTACCGCTTCTCCCGCGCGGGCCGTTCCCGGGAGCCTTTGGAGGCCTTCTTCTATCCTCTCGATCGCATCCGCGACTGGAACCGGCTCTACGGACGGCGGGGCTTTTTCCAATACCAATGCGCCATACCCGATCCCAACGGCGAAGCGGGGATGGCGGAAGTCCTGGATCTATTGGCCCGCGAGCGCCTGGGGGCCTTCCTCTCGGTGCTCAAGCGCTGCGGCGATGATGAGGCGCTGCTTCCCTTCTGCAAGCGCGGCTATACCTTGGCCCTGGACGTGCCCTACCGCGGGCCCGCCACCTTGGCGGCCCTGGATCGCCTCGACGAATTGGTGATCCGCCATGGCGGCCGGGTGTACCTGACCAAGGACGCGCGCCTTTCGCCGGCGGCCTTCCGCGCCATGTACCCGGAGGCTCCCGCCTTCATGGCGACCGTGCGCCATTACAATCCCGAAGCGGGCGGCGGCCGCCGCTGCGATTCCCGCCTGGCGCAAAGGCTAGGGCTATGGCAGGTCTGA